A single genomic interval of Lewinellaceae bacterium harbors:
- a CDS encoding winged helix-turn-helix transcriptional regulator — MKRDVFQAVADPTRRAILILIASQAMTPNALADHFETSRQAVSKHIQFLMECDVIRSDKVGREIYYGLKMDKMDNLRTWFDQLRRQWEDRFEQLDQVLINLKSQQK; from the coding sequence ATGAAACGAGACGTATTTCAAGCGGTGGCCGATCCAACCCGCCGCGCCATTTTGATTCTTATCGCCAGTCAGGCTATGACTCCCAATGCATTGGCAGACCATTTTGAGACTTCCCGTCAGGCCGTTTCGAAGCACATCCAGTTCTTAATGGAATGTGATGTGATCCGATCGGATAAAGTAGGCCGGGAAATCTACTATGGATTAAAAATGGATAAGATGGATAACCTGAGGACCTGGTTTGATCAACTACGCCGTCAGTGGGAAGATCGTTTTGAGCAACTGGACCAGGTATTGATCAATTTAAAATCGCAACAGAAATGA
- a CDS encoding T9SS type A sorting domain-containing protein has translation MITRYLLFLFLLVTWETTFAQCIRDATINDYQDNFIGSQVNLTELNWSGSVTDTLCNAGTISAMAYARTLQRINYYRRLAGLPDDISWDLAMNAKAQQAAVMMLANHDLSHDPPESWKCWTQDGYDAARKSNLAFGTQSSESIRAYIQDNGTNNEAVGHRRWILYSRAKSFGMGSTSSTQALWVIGPKNPEPELEYIAYPAPGFFPKPLVYGRWSFSKPNANFVNTNIRMTDGFGVEVPLKILPVTNGYGDNTIVWEPEIPFDWLSGPYDEPIIVTISDVMVSGDMTDFTYTVQLVTVQGPQICRPGLSPDPDNCQCISDQVSASRQWGKPIRVYPNPFTESITVSGIPEETFVDVLSQQGRVLLRRHLIGNQLDLRLLPVGIYFLRVYGEHATQVVKLLKTSDY, from the coding sequence ATGATAACACGATACCTGCTCTTTCTATTCCTTCTGGTCACTTGGGAAACCACATTTGCGCAATGCATTCGTGATGCGACCATCAACGATTATCAGGATAACTTCATCGGATCACAGGTAAATCTGACCGAACTAAACTGGTCAGGGTCGGTGACGGACACCCTTTGCAATGCAGGTACCATTTCTGCCATGGCTTATGCAAGAACCCTGCAGCGTATCAACTATTACCGCAGACTGGCAGGGTTACCGGACGACATCAGCTGGGATCTTGCGATGAATGCCAAAGCCCAACAGGCAGCTGTCATGATGCTGGCTAACCACGACCTGAGTCATGACCCACCGGAAAGCTGGAAATGCTGGACCCAGGATGGTTACGATGCAGCCCGAAAATCCAATCTGGCGTTTGGTACACAGAGTTCCGAGTCGATCCGGGCCTACATCCAGGACAATGGCACCAATAATGAAGCGGTCGGGCATCGCCGCTGGATCCTCTACAGCCGGGCAAAATCCTTTGGCATGGGCTCCACCAGCAGTACCCAGGCATTGTGGGTGATCGGGCCGAAAAACCCGGAGCCTGAACTCGAATACATCGCGTACCCTGCTCCCGGATTTTTCCCTAAACCGTTGGTCTATGGGCGGTGGAGCTTTAGCAAACCCAATGCAAATTTTGTCAACACGAACATCCGGATGACCGATGGATTTGGCGTTGAGGTGCCACTAAAAATTTTACCCGTGACGAATGGCTATGGCGATAATACGATCGTCTGGGAACCTGAAATTCCTTTTGATTGGCTCTCCGGACCTTATGATGAACCCATTATCGTTACCATCTCTGACGTCATGGTCAGCGGGGATATGACCGACTTTACTTATACGGTACAACTGGTTACGGTCCAGGGGCCCCAGATTTGCAGACCCGGCCTAAGCCCGGATCCGGATAATTGTCAGTGCATTTCTGACCAGGTATCTGCAAGCCGTCAGTGGGGGAAACCCATCCGCGTTTACCCCAATCCATTTACCGAATCCATCACGGTATCCGGCATCCCGGAAGAAACCTTTGTAGATGTGTTATCACAGCAAGGCCGGGTATTGCTTCGCAGGCACCTGATCGGTAATCAATTGGATTTGCGCCTATTACCCGTCGGTATCTATTTCCTGCGGGTTTACGGCGAGCACGCAACCCAGGTGGTCAAATTGTTGAAGACCTCAGATTATTAA
- a CDS encoding UvrD-helicase domain-containing protein, producing MDYLNELNEVQRQAVTHIDGPVMVIAGPGSGKTRVLTYRIAYLIDSGIPPWQILSLTFTNKAAREMKERIERVVGRKAQYIWAGTFHSIFARILRVEAEKIGYSSNFTIYDTDDTKSLIASIIKEMELDRNAYNVGAVRTRISSAKSNVISPIVYAKSPELMEQDRQNRMPMLYKIYEKYAARCHRAGAMDFDDLLYQLFKLLYLNKDGVRQKYQQQFQYILVDEFQDTNYLQYSILKLLTDYEGSARNICVVGDDAQSIYAFRGATLQNIFDYQEDYPELSVYKLEQNYRSTQFIVKAANKIITHNKKQITKDLWTEHDGGQKIQLIKAMSDTEEGRRIADTIVEYKNRHNLPSHEIAILYRTNAQSRVFEEYLRRYNIPYRIFGGLSFYQRKEVKDMIAYLRLAINPNDDEAFRRVINYPKRGIGQSSFDAIANLANAQEISYWQAMQQVELGARTATALKDFARIVLESNRMASTQNAYEVTAHLSKTSGIMGHLKAENSIEGLARLENVNALLDGVQEFVENDEVIEGQDVQDKSLAAYLQQISLLTDMDEDTKQTEYVSLMSVHAAKGLEFRAVFVVGLEENLFPSFMSLSSPEQIEEERRLFYVAITRAKEMLTLSFANSRYQFGQMRFNDPSRFLDELDDEVLDPGATSRGQQQGFPEPKVLGGIFPKPPKPAFTPKIDPANFHAADPNQIQAGMKVLHLKFGEGEVKRVDGERDKRVATIVFPQVDNPERRIMLKFAKLQIL from the coding sequence TTGGACTACCTGAATGAATTGAATGAGGTGCAGCGACAAGCCGTCACGCATATCGATGGCCCGGTCATGGTAATCGCCGGACCTGGTAGCGGCAAAACCCGCGTACTCACCTACCGCATCGCCTACCTCATCGACAGCGGCATTCCACCCTGGCAGATACTCTCCCTAACCTTTACCAATAAGGCGGCCAGGGAGATGAAAGAACGTATCGAGCGGGTAGTCGGCCGCAAAGCCCAATACATCTGGGCCGGTACCTTCCACTCTATTTTCGCCCGCATCCTGCGTGTGGAAGCGGAGAAAATCGGTTATTCCTCCAACTTTACCATCTACGACACCGACGATACCAAAAGTCTGATCGCATCGATCATCAAGGAGATGGAGCTGGATCGCAATGCCTATAATGTCGGCGCCGTCCGCACCCGCATCTCAAGCGCCAAATCCAACGTCATATCCCCCATCGTATATGCCAAATCTCCGGAACTGATGGAGCAGGACCGGCAGAACCGCATGCCCATGCTGTACAAGATCTATGAGAAATATGCAGCTCGTTGTCATCGCGCCGGCGCCATGGATTTTGACGACCTGCTGTATCAATTGTTCAAATTGCTCTACCTGAACAAAGACGGCGTCCGCCAGAAATACCAGCAGCAATTCCAGTACATCCTGGTGGACGAGTTCCAGGATACCAACTATCTGCAATACTCCATCCTGAAATTATTGACCGATTATGAAGGGAGTGCCCGCAACATTTGCGTCGTGGGTGACGATGCACAAAGCATCTATGCTTTCCGTGGCGCTACCCTTCAGAACATCTTTGACTACCAGGAAGACTACCCGGAACTTTCGGTTTACAAACTGGAGCAGAATTACCGCTCCACCCAGTTTATCGTCAAAGCTGCGAATAAGATCATCACCCATAACAAAAAACAGATCACCAAAGATTTATGGACTGAACACGATGGTGGTCAAAAGATCCAGTTGATCAAGGCCATGTCCGATACGGAAGAAGGACGGCGGATCGCCGACACCATCGTCGAATACAAAAACCGTCACAACCTGCCCAGCCACGAGATTGCGATCCTCTACCGCACCAATGCTCAGAGCCGTGTTTTTGAAGAATACCTGCGACGCTACAACATTCCTTACCGGATCTTTGGTGGTCTGAGTTTTTATCAACGCAAAGAGGTCAAGGATATGATCGCCTACCTGCGTTTAGCCATCAATCCCAATGATGACGAAGCCTTCCGCCGGGTTATCAATTATCCCAAACGCGGTATCGGGCAGTCTTCATTCGACGCAATCGCTAACCTGGCCAACGCACAGGAGATATCGTATTGGCAGGCGATGCAGCAGGTAGAGCTGGGCGCCCGGACGGCCACTGCACTAAAAGATTTTGCCCGCATTGTGCTGGAGTCAAACCGGATGGCATCCACCCAAAATGCTTATGAGGTCACCGCGCATCTGTCCAAGACATCAGGAATCATGGGTCACCTCAAAGCAGAGAATTCCATCGAAGGACTGGCAAGACTGGAAAACGTCAATGCCCTGCTGGACGGCGTTCAGGAATTTGTTGAGAACGACGAAGTCATCGAGGGTCAGGATGTTCAGGACAAGTCCCTCGCAGCTTATCTGCAGCAGATATCCCTCCTCACCGATATGGATGAAGACACCAAACAGACCGAATACGTGTCGCTGATGTCGGTGCATGCGGCCAAGGGATTGGAATTTCGTGCCGTTTTTGTGGTGGGCCTGGAAGAGAATTTATTCCCGTCTTTTATGTCTCTTTCCTCACCCGAACAAATCGAAGAAGAACGACGCTTATTTTATGTAGCGATCACCCGTGCCAAAGAAATGCTTACCCTTTCTTTTGCCAATAGCCGCTACCAGTTTGGGCAGATGCGCTTCAACGACCCCAGCCGTTTTCTGGATGAGCTGGACGATGAAGTGCTGGATCCGGGAGCCACCAGCCGTGGGCAGCAGCAGGGATTTCCGGAACCGAAAGTGCTTGGAGGTATATTCCCGAAACCTCCCAAGCCTGCTTTTACCCCTAAAATAGATCCTGCCAACTTCCATGCAGCTGATCCAAACCAGATCCAGGCCGGCATGAAAGTGCTTCATCTGAAGTTTGGCGAAGGAGAGGTCAAGCGGGTAGATGGCGAGCGGGATAAACGCGTAGCAACCATCGTTTTCCCTCAGGTCGATAACCCGGAGCGCAGGATCATGCTCAAGTTTGCGAAACTGCAGATTTTGTGA
- a CDS encoding DUF4870 domain-containing protein, with protein sequence MITELTREERDWGIALHLSALAMHIIPFGNILGPLIIWSSKRDRSAYLDQQGREVLNFHISWTVGLILAVIMQVIAIASGIKIVIPLLILTGIGYYFGMLYFIIVAALRASDGLYFDYPVLWETFK encoded by the coding sequence ATGATCACCGAATTGACAAGAGAGGAGCGCGACTGGGGAATAGCCTTACATCTATCGGCACTGGCCATGCACATCATACCTTTCGGTAATATCCTGGGGCCACTGATCATCTGGAGTAGTAAACGTGACCGGTCAGCCTACCTGGACCAGCAGGGCCGGGAGGTATTGAACTTCCACATCAGTTGGACCGTTGGATTGATCCTTGCCGTGATCATGCAGGTAATTGCCATCGCTTCCGGTATCAAGATCGTCATCCCCCTGTTGATACTCACTGGGATCGGATATTATTTCGGGATGCTGTATTTCATTATTGTAGCTGCATTAAGGGCTTCAGATGGACTGTATTTTGATTATCCGGTGCTTTGGGAAACCTTTAAATGA
- a CDS encoding response regulator transcription factor, whose protein sequence is MHQLNCLILEDEPLAAELLTEYLAQINYLHLVAVCENAFIAADYLQNESIDVIFLDLHLPKIKGFDFLKTLPDPPQIIVTSAYHQYALEGFELNVVDYLLKPIELVRFMKAINKLKPRSAEATGLNQEITSPDHIFVPTNRAMTRINFHDILYVESLRQYIKIVTTDQTVVTKLNIGNFEPGLPAQLIRIHKSFIISKDHIKSYNHKFVTLSNDKVIPIGATYKNEFLNHFPH, encoded by the coding sequence ATGCATCAACTAAACTGTCTCATCCTTGAGGATGAACCACTGGCTGCCGAGTTGCTTACCGAATACCTGGCACAAATAAATTATTTGCATCTGGTCGCTGTCTGTGAAAATGCATTCATTGCCGCAGATTATTTACAAAATGAATCCATTGACGTCATCTTCCTTGATTTGCATTTGCCTAAAATAAAAGGTTTCGATTTCCTAAAAACATTGCCAGATCCGCCACAGATCATCGTGACCTCGGCCTATCACCAATATGCCCTGGAAGGATTTGAATTAAACGTTGTGGATTATTTATTGAAGCCCATTGAGCTGGTGCGTTTTATGAAGGCCATCAATAAATTAAAACCAAGATCTGCCGAGGCCACCGGATTAAACCAGGAAATCACCTCGCCAGATCACATTTTTGTACCAACCAACCGGGCGATGACTCGGATCAATTTTCACGATATACTCTACGTGGAAAGCCTGCGACAATACATTAAAATTGTCACCACGGACCAAACAGTTGTCACCAAATTGAATATTGGAAATTTTGAGCCCGGCCTGCCTGCTCAACTGATCCGGATCCATAAATCATTTATTATTTCCAAGGATCACATTAAATCGTATAACCACAAATTCGTCACACTGAGCAACGACAAAGTGATCCCCATTGGTGCCACTTACAAGAATGAATTCCTGAACCACTTCCCTCACTGA
- the queG gene encoding tRNA epoxyqueuosine(34) reductase QueG encodes MTNNSNIVKSLAQEAGFLLVGIARAERLDQEAEHLQQWLNQGYQGTMEWMSNHFEKRVDPTKLVPGAKSVVCLAYNYFPGEVHQNPEAPQVAKYAYGEDYHGVLKKKLKDLLDSIRHQCGPVSGRCFVDSAPVLERDWAQRAGLGWIGKNTLLIHPRIGSYFFLAELIIDLELEPDEPVRDHCGTCRKCIEACPTGAIAEEGYLMDGSKCISYLTIELKGERIPEAFHAKMENWVFGCDICQQVCPWNRFATPHHEPAFQPQGHWMEWDKHEWLEMSEDVFAEEFRNSPLKRPGYTGIRRNLSALEK; translated from the coding sequence ATAACTAATAATTCCAACATAGTCAAATCACTTGCCCAGGAAGCCGGCTTTCTGCTGGTAGGTATTGCCCGGGCTGAACGGCTGGATCAGGAAGCGGAGCACTTGCAGCAATGGCTGAACCAGGGTTATCAGGGCACCATGGAGTGGATGTCCAATCACTTCGAAAAACGTGTTGATCCCACCAAATTGGTCCCCGGTGCCAAATCGGTCGTTTGCCTGGCCTACAATTATTTTCCGGGAGAGGTACACCAGAACCCCGAAGCACCTCAGGTGGCTAAATATGCCTATGGAGAAGATTATCATGGGGTGCTGAAAAAGAAACTGAAAGATCTGCTCGATTCCATCCGCCATCAATGTGGTCCTGTCTCAGGACGTTGTTTTGTGGATTCAGCACCGGTATTGGAGCGGGACTGGGCTCAACGCGCCGGGTTAGGTTGGATCGGAAAAAACACCCTGCTCATCCATCCACGCATCGGATCCTATTTTTTCCTGGCCGAATTGATCATTGATCTGGAACTGGAACCCGATGAGCCGGTCCGCGATCATTGCGGCACCTGCCGGAAATGCATCGAGGCCTGCCCCACCGGGGCCATCGCCGAGGAAGGCTACCTCATGGATGGCAGTAAATGCATCTCCTACCTCACCATTGAACTGAAAGGCGAACGCATCCCGGAAGCATTTCACGCCAAAATGGAAAACTGGGTTTTTGGCTGCGACATCTGCCAGCAGGTGTGTCCCTGGAACAGGTTTGCCACGCCCCATCATGAACCGGCATTCCAGCCTCAGGGACATTGGATGGAGTGGGACAAACACGAATGGCTGGAAATGAGTGAGGATGTTTTTGCTGAAGAATTCCGGAATTCACCACTGAAGCGACCTGGGTATACCGGTATACGGAGAAATCTGTCCGCACTGGAAAAATAA
- a CDS encoding PD40 domain-containing protein, with translation MRLNLKPFFLLLPTLCSLEVNGQWAFYNQETPNSLAPRLFAPYLISTPYNERDFAISPDGTELYFTLQYTATRSIIVYTRYTNGYWSLIKPVPFSSGQADLEPALSADGNTLFFASNRSLTGTAKDFDIWFVDRPQGGSWGEPKLAGGGINSPGNEFYPSIAKNGNLYFTSERGGGKGGEDIWMSSFVNGQYNTPESLPVAINSIRGEYNAFIDPDEQFIYFSSDGRSDAIGGGDLYISRKGANGTWLPAGRLNFNSAQLDYCPYVASNGNYLFFTSTRPVEIASNGNPLDLVDVLHQVLSPNNNQGNLYWAKR, from the coding sequence ATGCGATTGAATCTAAAACCATTCTTCCTGTTGCTGCCTACCCTCTGCAGTCTCGAGGTGAACGGGCAATGGGCCTTCTATAATCAGGAAACACCGAACTCACTTGCTCCCCGGTTGTTCGCTCCGTATCTAATCTCGACGCCATACAACGAACGGGATTTTGCCATCTCACCGGACGGCACAGAACTATATTTTACCCTGCAGTATACTGCAACACGGTCCATCATCGTCTACACCCGCTACACAAATGGGTACTGGTCGCTGATCAAACCGGTGCCTTTCTCCAGCGGGCAGGCTGATCTGGAACCGGCTTTATCCGCCGATGGAAACACGCTGTTCTTCGCCTCCAACCGCAGTCTGACCGGGACTGCCAAAGATTTTGACATCTGGTTTGTGGATCGTCCGCAGGGAGGAAGCTGGGGTGAACCAAAACTTGCCGGAGGAGGGATCAATTCGCCCGGAAATGAATTTTACCCATCGATTGCCAAAAATGGTAACCTTTACTTTACGTCGGAGCGTGGCGGAGGCAAGGGTGGTGAGGATATCTGGATGTCTTCTTTCGTAAATGGCCAGTATAATACCCCGGAATCCCTGCCGGTGGCCATCAATTCCATCCGGGGAGAATACAATGCATTCATTGATCCGGATGAGCAATTCATCTACTTTTCCAGCGATGGAAGATCTGATGCCATCGGAGGCGGTGATCTGTACATCAGCCGGAAAGGTGCCAATGGTACGTGGCTACCTGCCGGACGGTTAAACTTTAACTCAGCACAACTGGACTATTGTCCCTATGTAGCGTCAAATGGCAATTATTTGTTTTTTACCAGCACACGGCCGGTAGAGATAGCTTCCAATGGCAATCCGCTTGACCTTGTGGACGTATTGCACCAGGTCCTGTCACCCAATAACAATCAAGGAAATTTATACTGGGCAAAACGATGA
- a CDS encoding DUF4386 domain-containing protein: MTDVPAKTLKTYASITGISLLIMTVAAIFAVGWLSKAETGIPNDTVSWSLRGSIGAWLLILITDVLVAWALYVLLRPVDRFWSLLSGWLRMLYAGILGIAIVFLLLAKQSGLESTETALTHIGTFRDVWSFGLILFGFHLLILGPLCVKSEYVPKWIGYLITLAGVGYVIIHLGNTLVPDFSGIRKILEMIFMLPMIVGEVGLAIWLLVRRNRLPELVLVGQ; this comes from the coding sequence ATGACGGACGTACCGGCCAAGACATTAAAAACTTATGCTTCCATAACGGGTATTTCATTACTGATCATGACTGTCGCAGCCATCTTTGCCGTGGGATGGTTATCAAAAGCAGAGACCGGAATTCCGAATGATACGGTAAGCTGGTCACTGCGTGGAAGCATTGGCGCCTGGTTACTGATACTGATCACGGATGTGCTGGTGGCCTGGGCCCTGTATGTCCTGCTGCGACCGGTAGATCGTTTCTGGTCGCTGCTGTCGGGGTGGCTACGAATGCTCTATGCCGGCATTCTCGGCATTGCCATTGTCTTTTTGTTGCTTGCAAAACAGTCCGGCCTCGAATCGACGGAAACGGCGTTAACACATATTGGTACTTTCCGGGATGTCTGGTCCTTTGGTTTGATCCTTTTTGGCTTCCACTTACTGATCCTGGGACCATTGTGTGTTAAATCGGAATATGTTCCCAAATGGATCGGTTATTTGATAACACTTGCCGGTGTGGGATATGTGATCATACACCTGGGGAATACGCTCGTGCCTGATTTTTCCGGGATCAGAAAGATCCTGGAAATGATTTTCATGTTGCCCATGATCGTGGGTGAGGTAGGATTGGCAATATGGTTATTGGTACGCAGAAACCGGCTTCCTGAACTGGTATTGGTCGGACAATAA
- a CDS encoding GNAT family N-acetyltransferase has translation MQTDGQYIIPYHDGLHTQLLAVWEKSVLATHFFLKPGDLAAIRELVQEIDFNHFQVYCLLEQTTLAGFIGVLHRKVEMLFLAPDYFRMGLGRKLMDFAINVLDANKVDVNEQNAAAVQFYQSLGFTVYERTDRDDQGYEYPLLRMRLTD, from the coding sequence ATGCAAACGGACGGGCAATACATTATCCCTTATCATGACGGCCTGCACACCCAGCTGTTGGCCGTATGGGAGAAGTCGGTACTGGCCACGCATTTCTTTTTGAAGCCCGGAGACTTAGCCGCCATCCGGGAGCTGGTACAGGAGATCGATTTCAATCATTTTCAAGTCTACTGCCTGCTGGAACAAACAACACTTGCCGGTTTCATCGGAGTTCTGCATCGCAAGGTGGAAATGCTTTTCCTCGCACCGGACTACTTCCGGATGGGTTTAGGGAGGAAACTGATGGATTTTGCCATAAATGTACTGGACGCAAATAAGGTGGATGTCAATGAGCAGAATGCAGCAGCCGTCCAATTTTATCAATCCCTGGGATTCACCGTTTATGAACGGACCGACCGGGATGACCAGGGGTATGAATACCCCTTGCTGAGAATGCGCTTAACGGATTGA
- a CDS encoding sigma-70 family RNA polymerase sigma factor — MRIRQDLQTENWVLRYQAGDEKALGLLMDHWQKRIYNLAYKMVADEAVAKDILQKTFIKVYQHLHKLEEADKFRPWVYKIAVNFCNSELRKTKRTESLTDVHAGMVTSGITSEHRLEQSELKDLIWQTLGQIPEEQKAVIIMKEYEGFKFQEIADILDISINTAKSRLYYGLRSMKKLLSENPHTKAYYYEYH; from the coding sequence GTGAGAATCAGACAAGATTTACAAACTGAAAATTGGGTTTTACGGTATCAAGCAGGAGATGAAAAGGCTCTGGGGTTGCTGATGGATCATTGGCAAAAGCGAATCTACAACCTGGCGTATAAAATGGTTGCAGATGAAGCTGTCGCCAAAGACATCCTGCAGAAGACCTTTATCAAGGTATACCAACACCTGCACAAACTGGAGGAAGCGGATAAGTTTCGTCCCTGGGTTTATAAGATCGCCGTAAACTTCTGTAACAGCGAATTACGAAAAACAAAACGCACGGAGTCGCTGACCGACGTACATGCCGGCATGGTAACCTCCGGCATCACCAGCGAACACCGGCTTGAGCAAAGCGAATTGAAGGATTTGATCTGGCAGACCCTGGGTCAAATTCCAGAGGAACAGAAAGCAGTAATCATCATGAAAGAATACGAGGGCTTTAAGTTCCAGGAGATAGCGGACATCCTTGACATCTCAATCAACACAGCAAAATCCCGCTTGTATTACGGCTTGCGGTCCATGAAAAAATTATTAAGTGAGAATCCACACACCAAAGCGTATTATTATGAATATCACTAA
- a CDS encoding cupin domain-containing protein, whose product MPSIFTTDITQEFYTRERCHIVEILNLQACNNLSIAQARVEPGVTTELHRLDVGEAYYILEGQGRVSFNEMDQIVKTGDVVFFPAGTPQQITNTGASDLRFLCICTPRFTPESYKAITPE is encoded by the coding sequence ATGCCAAGTATTTTTACGACCGATATCACCCAGGAATTCTATACCCGTGAACGCTGTCATATCGTGGAAATCCTGAACTTGCAGGCATGCAATAACCTATCCATTGCACAGGCCCGGGTGGAACCAGGTGTGACCACCGAATTGCACCGGCTGGACGTCGGCGAAGCCTATTATATCCTGGAAGGTCAGGGCAGGGTCTCCTTCAATGAAATGGACCAAATCGTGAAAACAGGCGATGTCGTGTTCTTCCCTGCCGGCACACCCCAACAAATTACTAATACCGGAGCCTCCGATCTTCGCTTTCTTTGCATTTGTACGCCACGGTTTACACCGGAGTCGTATAAAGCAATTACACCGGAATGA
- a CDS encoding ABC transporter ATP-binding protein, with protein sequence MISVLELSKSFGNHQVLKRINLTFEPGRIYGIVGENGSGKTTLFRCIAGLESYAGTIQSPYPVLKDHTGFLPTNPEYLSRITGWEFLKLVCIARGIREEAFEEQNIFDLPLDQYADTYSTGMKKKLALMGILLQKNDLFILDEPFNGVDIHSNMIILDIIRKLKSMQKTVLISSHIFATLQQTCDCIHLLQDGTMARTVAPDEYGELEEQMKSFVVGDRINRIRIG encoded by the coding sequence ATGATCAGCGTTCTGGAACTCAGTAAATCCTTTGGAAATCATCAGGTATTGAAGCGGATCAATCTCACCTTTGAACCAGGCAGAATTTATGGTATCGTAGGCGAAAACGGATCTGGCAAAACTACTTTGTTCCGCTGCATTGCCGGCCTGGAGTCGTATGCCGGAACCATTCAAAGCCCTTATCCGGTGCTAAAAGATCATACCGGATTTTTACCGACCAATCCCGAATACCTTTCCCGGATCACCGGCTGGGAATTTCTGAAATTAGTATGCATCGCCCGTGGCATCCGTGAGGAAGCTTTTGAAGAACAGAATATCTTTGACCTGCCACTTGATCAATACGCAGACACCTATTCCACCGGCATGAAGAAAAAGCTGGCCCTGATGGGGATTCTGTTGCAGAAAAATGATTTGTTTATCCTGGATGAACCTTTCAATGGAGTGGATATCCACAGCAACATGATCATTCTGGATATCATCCGAAAATTGAAATCCATGCAAAAAACAGTCTTGATATCCTCACATATTTTTGCCACTCTTCAACAGACTTGTGATTGCATCCACCTGCTTCAGGATGGAACTATGGCGAGAACAGTAGCTCCGGACGAATATGGTGAGCTGGAAGAACAAATGAAATCCTTTGTGGTGGGAGACCGCATCAATCGGATTCGAATCGGATGA
- a CDS encoding SRPBCC domain-containing protein, with amino-acid sequence MKTSMMMDFSIDRENKSVHVRRSFAADQKTVWAAWTQPDLLDKWWAPRPFVAKTKSMDFKVGGRRLYAMMGPNGEEHWALADYTSITPITNFTYLDAFCDADGNLNPDFPRSDWDVHFDGSGDTTEVHVVIKHTRLEDLEMIIKLGFKEGFTLALGHLDELLGQ; translated from the coding sequence ATGAAAACAAGTATGATGATGGATTTTTCCATCGACCGGGAGAACAAATCCGTACATGTCAGGCGATCCTTTGCAGCAGATCAGAAAACGGTCTGGGCTGCCTGGACACAACCCGACCTCCTGGATAAATGGTGGGCACCACGCCCTTTCGTGGCAAAAACCAAATCAATGGACTTCAAAGTCGGTGGACGCCGACTGTATGCAATGATGGGGCCCAATGGGGAAGAACACTGGGCTTTGGCCGACTACACTTCGATCACGCCGATCACGAATTTTACGTATCTGGATGCCTTCTGTGATGCGGATGGCAATTTGAACCCGGATTTTCCCCGTTCGGACTGGGACGTGCATTTTGACGGATCGGGAGATACGACGGAGGTCCATGTGGTGATCAAACACACCCGGCTGGAAGATCTGGAGATGATCATTAAGCTGGGATTCAAAGAAGGATTTACGCTGGCTCTGGGGCATTTGGATGAACTCCTCGGGCAATAA